The Coccidioides posadasii str. Silveira chromosome 3, complete sequence genome contains a region encoding:
- the ERG1 gene encoding Squalene epoxidase (EggNog:ENOG410PHHY~COG:I~TransMembrane:2 (i432-449o455-480i)~BUSCO:5727at33183) codes for MASQPLKNGLTNGSAHPKKQYRDAAEERRCEQHEADIVIIGAGIAGCSLAVALGNQGRSVLLLEKSLKEPDRIVGELLQPGGVLALEKLGLRHCLEDIDAVKVLGYNVIYHGVPVRIDFPMDSNEKLFEGRSFHHGRFIMKLREAAMSTPNVTVVETKAVSLVKSTHGEGVLGVECLTNGKKDFFFAPLTVVADGYNSAFRKEFLPHAPRVKSKFWGLELIDADLPMPCYGHVVLSDSPPILLYQIGTHETRALVDIPENLPSASVKNGGVKGHLRNTVLPSLPKSIQPSFAAAIDRGGLRSMPNSFLPPATNKTPGLMFLGDSLNMRHPLTGGGMTVAFNDIVALRVLLSPETVPNFSDTNLVLKQLSKFHWKRKDSSSAINILAQSLYALFAAGNSDLKVLQRGCFRYFQLGILDGPIGLLSGLVHRPLVLFRHFYSVAFLSIWLLLRSAPPYMLPLTIFQCISVFITACRVILPFIFAELKN; via the exons ATGGCCTCGCAACCCCTGAAAAATGGCCTGACAAACGGCTCCGCGCACCCCAAGAAGCAGTACCGCGATGCCGCCGAAGAACGACGATGCGAACAGCACGAAGCGGATATAGTGATCATTGGCGCCGGAATCGCGGGCTGTTCTCTCGCTGTCGCGCTCGGAAACCAAGGGAGAAGTGTCCTCCTGCTTGAGAAATCGCTCAAGGAACCCGATCGCATCGTCGGCGAACTCCTCCAGCCGGGTGGCGTCCTCGCCCTGGAAAAACTTGGATTGAGGCATTGCCTGGAGGATATTGATGCTGTCAAGGTGCTGGGATATAACGTGATTTACCATGGAGTGCCGGTGCGGATCGATTTCCCGATGGATTCGAACGAGAAGCTGTTTGAGGGGAGAAGTTTCCATCACGGCAGATTTATCATGAAGCTACGTGAAGCAGCGATGTCCACTCCGAATGTCACCGTGGTGGAGACCAAGGCTGTTTCGTTGGTCAAATCGACTCATGGAGAGGGTGTGCTGGGCGTTGAATGCCTAACGAACGGGAAGAAGGATTTCTTTTTCGCTCCCCTGACTGTGGTTGCGGACGGATACAATTCGGCTTTTAGGAAAGAGTTCCTCCCGCACGCTCCTCGAGTAAAGTCAAAGTTCTGGGGACTTGAGCTTATCGATGCCGACCTCCCCATGCCTTGCTATGGCCATGTCGTCCTGAGTGACAGCCCACCCATCCTCCTATACCAGATCGGAACCCACGAGACACGGGCTTTGGTGGACATACCAGAAAATCTGCCATCAGCATCTGTGAAGAATGGTGGAGTTAAAGGTCACTTGCGAAACACCGTTCTACCGTCATTACCCAAGAGCATTCAGCCGTCCTTTGCCGCAGCGATTGATCGAGGCGGTCTCAGATCCATGCCCaactcttttcttcctcctgCAACCAACAAGACACCAGGCCTTATGTTCTTGGGAGACTCGCTCAATATGCGTCACCCATTGACTGGCGGTGGCATGACAGTTGCGTTCAACGACATAGTCGCCCTGCGAGTGCTACTCAGCCCGGAGACTGTTCCCAACTTTTCCGATACGAACCTAGTTCTGAAGCAATTGTCGAAATTCCACTGGAAGCGAAAGGACTCGTCTTCTGCAATAAACATTCTAGCTCAATCATTATACGCCCTCTTCGCTGCTGGTA ACTCTGACCTGAAAGTCCTTCAACGCGGCTGCTTCCGCTACTTTCAGCTGGGCATCCTCGATGGCCCCATTGGTCTATTGTCAGGACTGGTTCACCGGCCCCTTGTTCTCTTCCGCCACTTCTACTCCGTCGCGTTTCTCTCTATATGGCTCCTGCTGCGCAGCGCACCGCCATACATGCTTCCCTTAACGATTTTTCAATGCATTTCGGTATTCATTACGGCGTGCAGAGTGATTCTCCCATTCATTTTTGCGGAGTTAAAGAATTAA
- a CDS encoding uncharacterized protein (EggNog:ENOG410PXHU~COG:S), whose product MDSSISQEHIRRYDCDAYYGFRCGLLKLQKARSNICCDQFKTVDGLRQPCHEEHFECEFCLKRCENKHALNQHLVLEHWSCRWCAEFFATSDDLDKHKSIQHYKCHLCNEYLATESDLREHKEEFHHLCDYCTWCFHSSHRLVQHKIISHNWCLHCYRYFETPNNLRMHKQTHRAKQLACYACKKRKFAFFSAMLIHMEAGTHCLAGVDEGHVNRLAFTSWAHPCYTTPWYEPRPFCCPHCDKTFPKLSSLYQHAETVRGCDMHLKGKYSLGSLRRYIKNSFKSRYPVRYY is encoded by the exons ATGG ACAGTTCGATATCCCAGGAGCACATCCGGAGATATGATTGTGATGCGTACTATGGCTTTCGTTGTGGATTGTTGAAACTTCAGAAAGCCCGTTCTAACATATGCTGCGACCAGTTCAAAACAGTGGATGGTCTCAGGCAACCCTGTCATGAGGAGCATTTTGAGTGTGAATTCTGCTTAAAGCGCTGTGAAAACAAACATGCGCTCAACCAGCACCTAGTGCTTGAACACTGGTCATGCAGATGGTGCGCTGAATTCTTTGCAACTAGTGATGATCTTGACAAGCATAAGAGCATCCAACATTACAAATGTCACCTCTGCAATGAGTATCTGGCCACCGAATCTGATCTCAGGGAACATAAAGAGGAATTCCACCACCTGTGTGACTATTGTACCTGGTGTTTCCATTCTTCGCACCGCCTGGTCCAACATAAAATAATATCGCATAATTGGTGCTTGCATTGCTATCGCTATTTTGAAACTCCCAATAACCTCCGAATG CACAAACAAACGCATCGGGCGAAACAACTGGCCTGCTATGCCTGCAAGAAGCGTAAATTTGCATTCTTCTCCGCAATGCTCATCCACATGGAGGCAGGCACCCACTGCCTCGCAGGCGTGGACGAGGGTCATGTTAACCGCCTTGCTTTTACGTCCTGGGCACATCCGTGTTACACTACACCCTGGTACGAACCGCGTCCCTTTTGCTGTCCCCACTGTGATAAAACGTTCCCGAAGCTGTCCAGCCTGTATCAACACGCGGAGACCGTCCGCGGATGTGACATGCATCTGAAGGGGAAATACAGCCTAGGGAGTCTTCGGAGGTACATCAAGAACAGTTTTAAGTCACGTTATCCTGTCAGATATTATTGA
- a CDS encoding uncharacterized protein (EggNog:ENOG410PVNR~COG:S~BUSCO:1547at33183) translates to MIPKPTTGAALPSRGALHVLRRLALAGSTVGAIGSACTVATISYEVNRRVQLAENLVENKRSLKTTCPNYDSTARGAMVAKMMEAAEAGEFVGMDSFRQKGVSEVNRDQSDKRTLGELNMRNSSELNDPESKGTRRRRGEEALAWMQSLHEPWNTRLYGPRPTTRRSNSNVDDASFTNLLAELQSKNAAQNRPEHGAEDIPASLPLYNLRYHDNAADNAILAEKLLLQGKPVEAAQRFLRAYPTASPNLPEEAKQLCVRLFNGNLDAENVHLAHRLFRWMDPAHVISQEAWESLIAALAKKWNLESIATLYTDHADQFELSKPLRYSVLRSLTDSFRLEEARTMIFRFLKDDSECTLCAVYLGKLWKKTRNAELVEAQFKAILSSFEENNMQVSKILFNALLEAYVESGKDEHADELVENMKSKYNFSLPARTLGLLAYGRALKSDWDGVESYFEEIHKLDGHPDGKWFAKIFDRVFLEYFLGNSASNIRDFVLRAIEKYDLVPDKVLFEHIVQAYIQKGSPKMVLELIDVAESRSWPVMMKRDRFIDLLRIQRQNCGKANVGLWQMFRRFGRFSASQRILGYNKDYFPTGKSFDSLGKTAPTVWSRKLNSKLPSRDFNHFPALYQQMIHCMHVGSMDKAIELYNEAKMLGKVMGELDIDLALTATIVHHGSLEQAKSILAEEKDSFPWIDKSSMPPFFQKLLTAGSTSEAEALTMAILNFYRILERQVLPIKHHVTVSTCSNLIRRRRTKNALRLIRAVNRSKFGGTSPFDSVAVLMIAKASSIIGNLAGIRWAILTALKRDSALSKDLVAEIHQTIERFKSRSPVASLSGDYGQEVKYLEDLAEILNQKELYIAARNSRRAPPPPGPDPYTPDPNQSQSAGFVIPEITDPNGHLLSDTLGTWLERVQLEHALTANNLTFSK, encoded by the coding sequence ATGATCCCGAAACCAACCACCGGTGCTGCGCTCCCCTCGCGAGGCGCTCTCCATGTACTCCGACGGCTAGCATTAGCCGGTTCAACGGTGGGGGCGATTGGAAGTGCCTGTACGGTCGCTACTATCAGCTACGAGGTCAATCGCCGAGTTCAGTTAGCGGAAAACCTCGTCGAGAATAAGCGCAGCCTTAAGACAACATGTCCGAACTACGATTCAACGGCGAGGGGGGCAATGGTCGCCAAAATGATGGAAGCAGCCGAAGCCGGAGAGTTTGTAGGCATGGATTCGTTTCGGCAGAAAGGAGTCAGTGAAGTTAACCGGGACCAGTCGGATAAGAGGACATTGGGCGAGCTGAACATGAGAAATTCATCTGAGTTGAATGACCCTGAGAGCAAAGGAACCAGACGTCGAAGGGGAGAGGAAGCGTTGGCTTGGATGCAATCTTTACACGAGCCTTGGAATACTCGACTTTACGGTCCCCGTCCTACCACTCGCAGGTCAAACAGCAACGTAGACGACGCGAGTTTCACCAACTTATTGGCGGAGCTGCAATCGAAGAATGCAGCCCAGAATCGACCTGAGCACGGTGCAGAAGATATCCCCGCTTCTCTACCTCTATATAACCTACGATATCACGACAACGCAGCCGACAACGCCATTCTTGCCGAAAAACTGCTGCTACAAGGCAAGCCGGTTGAAGCGGCGCAACGATTCTTACGTGCATACCCGACAGCATCTCCTAACTTGCCTGAGGAAGCAAAACAGCTCTGTGTTCGACTCTTCAATGGAAATCTTGATGCAGAGAATGTACATCTGGCGCATCGCCTCTTCCGCTGGATGGATCCTGCCCACGTGATATCTCAAGAGGCCTGGGAGTCCCTTATTGCGGCTCTAGCGAAGAAATGGAATCTAGAATCGATAGCAACTCTTTATACGGACCATGCTGACCAGTTTGAACTCTCGAAACCACTCCGATATTCGGTCTTACGGTCACTTACAGATTCTTTCCGATTAGAGGAGGCTAGGACGATGATTTTCAGGTTTTTAAAGGACGATTCCGAATGTACCCTATGTGCCGTCTATCTTGGCAAATTATGGAAGAAAACGCGCAACGCTGAACTCGTGGAGGCGCAGTTTAAGGCGATATTGTCATCATTCGAAGAAAACAACATGCAAGTGTCGAAAATATTGTTCAACGCTCTCCTGGAGGCGTATGTTGAGTCCGGAAAAGACGAACATGCCGATGAGTTGGTTGAAAATATGAAATCAAAATACAACTTCTCTCTTCCGGCCAGAACTCTGGGGCTGTTGGCATATGGGCGTGCCTTAAAGAGCGACTGGGATGGAGTGGAGAGTTATTTTGAAGAAATCCACAAACTTGACGGACACCCTGACGGAAAATGGTTCGCGAAGATTTTTGACCgagtatttctggaatatTTTTTGGGAAATTCTGCATCCAACATTCGGGACTTTGTCTTGCGTGCCATTGAAAAGTACGACCTCGTCCCAGATAAAGTTTTGTTTGAGCACATTGTCCAAGCGTACATCCAGAAAGGAAGTCCAAAAATGGTCCTTGAACTTATCGATGTCGCAGAAAGTCGGTCCTGGCCAGTCATGATGAAACGGGACCGCTTCATTGATCTGCTTCGAATTCAACGGCAAAATTGTGGTAAAGCCAATGTCGGACTGTGGCAGATGTTCCGTAGGTTTGGACGCTTCTCCGCCTCGCAACGCATCCTCGGCTATAACAAAGACTATTTTCCTACTGGAAAATCCTTCGATTCTCTTGGAAAGACTGCGCCAACTGTGTGGTCGCGAAAACTCAACTCGAAACTTCCGTCGAGGGACTTTAATCATTTTCCTGCTCTATATCAACAAATGATTCATTGTATGCACGTTGGTTCGATGGACAAAGCCATTGAACTCTACAATGAGGCAAAAATGCTGGGTAAAGTCATGGGCGAACTCGATATTGACCTAGCTTTGACCGCGACAATTGTTCATCACGGATCCCTCGAGCAGGCGAAATCCATATTAGCCGAGGAGAAAGATTCCTTCCCCTGGATCGACAAATCTTCGATGCCCCCTTTTTTCCAAAAGCTATTGACCGCCGGTAGCACGTCGGAGGCTGAAGCATTGACGATGgccattttgaatttctatAGAATTCTCGAACGCCAGGTCCTCCCAATCAAGCATCATGTGACTGTCTCGACATGTAGCAACTTGATTCGACGTAGGAGGACCAAAAATGCCCTGCGGCTTATCCGAGCTGTTAACCGATCCAAGTTTGGAGGGACATCGCCGTTCGACTCGGTCGCGGTGCTGATGATTGCGAAAGCATCTTCTATTATAGGGAACCTCGCGGGAATTCGCTGGGCTATTCTCACAGCGCTGAAACGTGATTCGGCGCTGAGCAAAGACCTTGTGGCTGAGATACATCAGACTATTGAACGCTTTAAAAGCCGCTCGCCAGTTGCTTCGCTTTCGGGCGACTACGGTCAAGAAGTTAAGTATCTTGAAGACCTAGCGGAAATTCTTAACCAAAAGGAGCTCTATATTGCCGCACGCAATTCACGTCGAGCTCCTCCACCGCCGGGTCCAGATCCTTATACTCCAGATCCTAACCAATCCCAAAGCGCTGGTTTTGTCATCCCAGAAATTACTGACCCAAATGGGCACCTCTTGTCGGACACGCTTGGAACCTGGTTAGAGAGAGTGCAACTAGAACATGCACTCACAGCTAATAACCTCACTTTTTCGAAATAA
- the HEM15 gene encoding ferrochelatase hem15 (EggNog:ENOG410PFNF~COG:H~BUSCO:7140at33183) yields the protein MALQRSMTRLCRRELGRTWRPSRGCGMATVVPPVTEDSTGAKGPTAMVFLNMGGPSTTNDVGDYLSRLFADGDLIPLGRLQSYLGPLISRRRTPKIEKQYAEIGGGSPIRKWSEYQCEEMCKILDKISPETAPHKPYVAFRYAAPLTEEMYAKLLDDGFGRGNGGRAVAFTQYPQYSCSTTGSSLNELWKWRNRLEGKRSNGGTEPTGAIQWSVIDRWPTHHGLVEAFAQNIEAQLKTYPEDRRNNVVLLFSAHSLPMSVVNRGDPYPSEVAATVYAVMQRLNFSNPYRLCWQSQVGPSAWLGAQTSHTVENYVSRGQTDLLLVPIAFTSDHIETLFELDREVIKDAASPGVKRVESLNGHPVFIQGLADLAAEHLRSGDNCSRQMTLRCQGCTSDRCLYQKKFFAGSQYGNLVQ from the exons ATGGCTTTGCAGAGATCCATGACCAGGTTGTGCCGGCGGGAGCTGGGGCGAACGTGGAGACCATCGCGAGGATGCGGAATGGCTACAGTGGTGCCGCCAGTCACAGAGGATTCAACCGGGGCCAAGGGTCCGACGGCAATGGTGTTTCTAAACATGGGCGGACCCTCGACAACGAACGATGTTGGCGACTACTTAAGCAGATTATTC GCAGATGGTGACTTGATTCCTCTCGGTCGACTCCAATCCTACCTCGGGCCCCTAATTTCTCGCCGGAGAACCCCGAAAATTGAGAAGCAATACGCGGAAATTGGCGGAGGCTCACCGATCCGCAAATGGTCAGAATATCAATGTGAAGAGATGTGTAAAATATTAGACAAGATATCGCCAGAGACCGCACCTCACAAGCCATACGTCGCCTTCCGATATGCCGCTCCCTTAACAGAAGAAATGTACGCTAAGCTCCTTGATGATGGATTTGGAAGAGGAAATGGGGGAAGGGCAGTGGCGTTCACGCAATATCCACAATATTCATGCTCTACGACAGGAAGTTCGCTTAATGAATTGTGGAAATGGAGGAATCGGCTAGAAGGGAAACGCTCGAATGGAGGAACAGAGCCGACGGGCGCCATACAATGGAGCGTGATTGACCGATGGCCAACGCATCATGGATTGGTGGAGGCGTTCGCTCAGAATATAGAAGCACAGTTGAAGACGTATCCTGAGGATCGGAGAAACAATGTTGTGCTACTCTTTTCAGCTCACAGTCTGCCTATGAGCGTCGTCAACCGAG GCGATCCCTACCCCTCCGAAGTCGCGGCCACAGTATATGCGGTGATGCAACGGCTGAATTTCTCGAATCCATACCGACTCTGTTGGCAATCTCAAGTCGGTCCGTCCGCCTGGCTCGGAGCCCAAACCAGCCACACAGTCGAGAACTATGTCAGCCGCGGACAAACTGATCTCTTGCTTGTTCCCATCGCTTTCACCAGCGACCACATTGAAACTTTATTCGAGCTTGACAGAGAGGTAATAAAAGATGCAGCAAGCCCTGGTGTGAAGCGGGTTGAAAGCTTGAACGGTCATCCGGTATTCATACAGGGTCTTGCGGACCTTGCTGCCGAGCATCTACGAAGTGGTGACAATTGTTCGCGACAAATGACTTTGAGATGTCAGGGATGTACCAGTGATAGATGTCTGTACCAAAAGAAATTCTTCGCTGGCTCTCAGTATGGGAATCTTGTACAATAA